The region TTCATCACTtctgaacagttattttgaccTGCCAACCATGCCCTTTCATAACAGAAATTATAACAACTTCATTAATTGCATTACAGACATAAGTATAATTAGATTGACCATCTACGGCATGCATTTATAGTTTGCGTGACTTTTGCAAACTTGTGGACTTCTTAGCCGTAATCACAAATGTGTGTCGATATTGGACAGATTTAGACCTCTTATGTCAATTTCAAGTAGTCCTGCTGGAAATCTTATCTCAGGATTTGAAAATGTCAGAATGGAAcataggcctaaacaaacgaaataaatttaaaaaatatgagTGTGACATATATCGCAGAAAATTGAATATTACACACATAATGATGTCACATCCTGTCTGTTTGGTTTCGGATACATACCAACAGCAAATATCCTGCCAGAGAAGCATATCTTAGAGCTTTCAGCTTTagataagaaagatgaaatgggaTATCATTATTTTCCTACATCctgttttttttcctcgttacataacataattttctatttttaatgttcCTTAATTCTTATTTTATAAAATGCTCTAGGTCAGTCATTTATGTTGTAGGTGCACCCCAGATTTCTGAGAAAACCTTCACAGTTCTGATTCTCTAGAACAGTGGATACAAAGATGGACGTTTTGGAGCAGCATATGCAAGAGCTTAGTGTTGCAACAAAGGAGGGAAACAGACGACGGAGGGGTTTGGCTTGTTTCAATCTGGGTGAATACTATTATGATGTAGCCAACTTTAATCAGGCCATTCGAAGttacacagaagcattagcCATGTTTAAAGAAATGGGTttcagggccggagaaggaaaagcttatTCGGGTCTTGGCATCGCTTATCAaagtctggggaattttaagcaagccatcgagtaccacaatcaagatcttagtatcgcgaaagaagttggggacttagcggagaaggaagagcctattgcaatctcggcaatgcttatcacagtctggggaatttcaagcaagccatagagtaccacaatcaagaccttactattgcaaaagaagttggggacatagctggagaaggaagagcctatgccaatctcggcatcgcttatgacagtctggggaattttaagcaagccatagagtaccacaatcaacatcttagtattgcaaaagaagttggggacatagctggagaaggaagtgcctattgcaatctcggcaacgcttatcacagtctggggaatttcaagcaagccatagagtaccacaatcaagatcttagtattgcaaaagaagttggagACTTAGCTGGAGAAGGACaggcctattgcaatctcggcaatgcttatgacagtctggggaatttcaggcaagccatagagtaccacaatcaagatcttagtattgcaaaagaagttggggacttagctggagaaggaagagcctattgcaatctcggcaatgcttatgacagtctggggaattttaagcaCGCCATAGAGTACCTCAATCAAgttcttagtattgcaaaagaagttggggactTAGCTGGAGAAGGACaggcctatggcaatctcggcaatgcttatcgacgtctggggaatttcaagcaagccatagagtaccacaatcaagatcttagtattgcaaaagaagttggggactTAGCTGGAGAAGGACaggcctatggcaatctcggcaatgcttatgacagtctggggaatttcaagcaagccatagagtaccacaatcaagatcttagtattgcaaaagaagttggggacatagctggagaaggaagagcctatggcaatctcggcaatgcttatcacagtctggggaatttcaagcaagccatagagtaccacaatcaacgtcttagtattgcaaaagaagttagGGACTtagctggagaaggaagagcctattgcaatctcggcaatgcttatcacagtctggggaatttcaagcaagccatagagtaccacaatcaacatcttagtattgcaaaagaagttggggaccCCATAGGGCAGGCATTGGCGTTTTATCACCTCGGTTGTGTTCATGAAATTTCAGACTCCTTGAGCAAAGCTCTTAATTACTATCGTCAAAGCATAAATTATTATGATGGAACAAGGCGTCTTCAGTCAgaagatgcatggaaaataagctttcgtgacaCAAAGTGGTTTGCGTACAACGCTCTGTGGACAGCACTCTTGAAGAGTGGAGAGGTAGACGAGGCTTTGCatgctgctgagcaaggacgagcCCAGGCTTTGGGAGACATTTTAAAGATGCAATATGGTGTTGATGAGAAACCTTATTCGGCACTTACGATGAAGTTAAGTTTTGGAATGAACAATTtaccttcacaaactgttttcacagcacttgatgggaacacgatcagcttctggttgctAAGAGAAGATATCGGgataaattttagacaaaaggCAATCGAAAATGGAAGTGCCAAATCACTGATGGAAAGTACTTTTAAAGAGATCGGTGTGGGAACTGTTGTACAATGTGAGAATCGTTCCCTTGACAGACAACGCAACGACTTCTCGTGCAGTAGGGAAGCTGTTGAGGAAACCGTTCACTCCTTGAGCTTCTCTGTGAACTGCTTACAGcccttgtatgatgtcttagtcAGCCCTATCGCAGACTTGCTCCAGGAAGATGAGTTagtctttgttcctgatggaccattttgcttggctcctttttctgcattgagtgactctgtcaggatccgtgcAATTCCCTCGCTGACCGCTTTAAAAGTGATAGCTAGTGCTCCTGACGAGTTCCAAAGTAAAAATGAAGCGCTGCTTGTGGGCGATCCGTGCTTGAAGGAAGTCACTTGGGGTACCGGTAAGCCCATGTTTAAACAGTTGCCATGCGCGAAAATAGAGGTCGAGGTGATTGGAAAACTTCTGCACACCACACCTCTTACAGGTCAAAATGCAaccaaagctgaggtgctgcaaagaatgaagtcagttgctttaatccacattgctgcacatggaAATGACCaatttggagaaattgctttggccccaaatcccaAACACACATCACAGATCCCAAAAaaggaagattacatgttaacACTGAGTGATGTTCACGCAGTTCATCTTCAGGCAAGACTTGTTGTGctgagttgctgtcatagtggccagggagaggtgaaatctgagggtattgtgggaataaccagggctttcctgtgtgctggtgcccaatctgttctggtgtcactctgggcaatcaaCGACAAGGCGACCTTGATGTTCATGAAAAGTTTCTACGAACACTTagcagatagaaaaagtgcaagtagagctcttcaccatgctatgaaatctcttcggAAGACTTATTCTGCCATAAAacactgggcgccatttgtgctaattggcgatgatgtcatctttgaatttggacaacacaaacacaaaaagaatggtaagtgctaTTTGAATATAACTTTAAGGACTGAATTGCTTTActttgtaaatgtttttaatCAGCAAGTTGTCGAAAGGAGCTGGTACGGTCCTCAGATagaaatgcttttaaaatttggttGCCAGGGTAGTTATTTGTACTCGAACTGCTTTGGCTAATACCTGAATTAAATATTATGTGCATTCACTGGGTCGGCTTCTTTATGATGGACCGACAGTGAAACTGATCGCTGAATGCCAGTTAAGTACGTGAAATGAAGTTACCTATTGAGGTGTTACATTGTACACATCGAAGTGACACTGAATAGGAATTGGTGCTGTTAACCAAGCACAAAAAAGTTCATGAATTAAGATAATTGAGATATTATTTACTTCCCAATCAGAACGAAATTCCGCATTGCCATTTAACCCAgtatttgtttctttctttattgtttctttttttcagaaacgatgTCTAAAACGTGCCTTGTTTTGTAAGGGTCTGTACCAGGATTAGTTAATCACTTAATAGAAAT is a window of Montipora capricornis isolate CH-2021 unplaced genomic scaffold, ASM3666992v2 scaffold_483, whole genome shotgun sequence DNA encoding:
- the LOC138036397 gene encoding tetratricopeptide repeat protein 28-like, which produces MDVLEQHMQELSVATKEGNRRRRGLACFNLGEYYYDVANFNQAIRSYTEALAMFKEMGFRAGEGKAYSGLGIAYQSLGNFKQAIEYHNQDLSIAKEQAIEYHNQDLSIAKEVGDLAGEGQAYCNLGNAYDSLGNFSLGNFKHAIEYLNQVLSIAKEVGDLAGEGQAYGNLGNAYRRLGNFKQAIEYHNQDLSIAKEVGDLAGEGQAYGNLGNAYDSLGNFKQAIEYHNQDLSIAKEVGDIAGEGRAYGNLGNAYHSLGNFKQAIEYHNQRLSIAKEVRDLAGEGRAYCNLGNAYHSLGNFKQAIEYHNQHLSIAKEVGDPIGQALAFYHLGCVHEISDSLSKALNYYRQSINYYDGTRRLQSEDAWKISFRDTKWFAYNALWTALLKSGEVDEALHAAEQGRAQALGDILKMQYGVDEKPYSALTMKLSFGMNNLPSQTVFTALDGNTISFWLLREDIGINFRQKAIENGSAKSLMESTFKEIGVGTVVQCENRSLDRQRNDFSCSREAVEETVHSLSFSVNCLQPLYDVLVSPIADLLQEDELVFVPDGPFCLAPFSALSDSVRIRAIPSLTALKVIASAPDEFQSKNEALLVGDPCLKEVTWGTGKPMFKQLPCAKIEVEVIGKLLHTTPLTGQNATKAEVLQRMKSVALIHIAAHGNDQFGEIALAPNPKHTSQIPKKEDYMLTLSDVHAVHLQARLVVLSCCHSGQGEVKSEGIVGITRAFLCAGAQSVLVSLWAINDKATLMFMKSFYEHLADRKSASRALHHAMKSLRKTYSAIKHWAPFVLIGDDVIFEFGQHKHKKNETMSKTCLVL